In Fibrobacter sp. UWB10, a single window of DNA contains:
- the ilvC gene encoding ketol-acid reductoisomerase, translated as MNYFNSIPMRRQLEEIGHCRFMEHSEFSRGVEALKGKKIVFVGCGAQGLHQGLDLRDSGLDVSYTLRKEAIEQKRQSWKNATENGFKVGTYEEMIPDADLVCNLTPDKQHHNVIPAIMKLMKKGAALSYSHGFNIVEEGQEIRKDITVIMVAPKGPGSEVRSEYVRGFGMPCLIAVHPENDPEGKGWDYAKAYAAGLHADRPGVLESSFVAEVKSDLMGEQTILCGMLQTGTILCYDKMVKDFGVEPAYAVKLLQYGWETISEALKHGGITNMMDRLSNPAKIRATELAEKMKKIMKPLYCEHQDNIISGKFSSTMMVDWEAGDKDLLKWRGETGELEFEKVEATDKVITEQEYFDRGVLMTAMIKAGVELAFETMCSVGIKPMSAYYESLHETPLIANLIARKKLYEMNRVISDTAEYGCYLFANKCVPLLADFMKNEVKKDDIGAIYGEGKTTAVDNEELIKVNKNIRQHPVEEVGAWLRERMSGMTKVV; from the coding sequence ATGAATTATTTCAATTCTATCCCTATGCGTCGCCAACTCGAAGAAATTGGCCACTGCCGTTTCATGGAACATTCTGAATTCAGCCGTGGTGTTGAAGCCCTCAAGGGCAAGAAGATCGTGTTCGTCGGTTGCGGTGCCCAGGGTCTCCATCAGGGTCTTGACCTGCGCGATAGCGGCCTCGACGTCTCTTACACGCTCCGCAAGGAAGCCATCGAACAGAAGCGCCAGTCCTGGAAGAACGCTACTGAAAACGGCTTCAAGGTCGGTACCTACGAAGAAATGATTCCGGATGCAGACCTCGTTTGCAACCTCACACCGGACAAGCAGCACCACAACGTGATTCCGGCCATCATGAAGCTCATGAAGAAGGGCGCAGCCCTCTCTTACAGCCACGGCTTCAACATCGTTGAAGAAGGCCAGGAAATCCGCAAGGACATCACCGTGATCATGGTCGCCCCGAAGGGCCCGGGTTCCGAAGTCCGTAGCGAATACGTTCGCGGTTTCGGTATGCCCTGCCTTATCGCTGTGCACCCGGAAAACGACCCCGAAGGTAAGGGTTGGGACTATGCAAAGGCTTACGCCGCTGGCCTCCATGCCGACCGTCCGGGCGTTCTCGAAAGTTCTTTCGTTGCCGAAGTGAAGTCCGACCTCATGGGCGAACAGACCATCCTTTGCGGTATGCTCCAGACCGGCACCATCCTTTGCTACGACAAGATGGTGAAGGATTTCGGCGTTGAACCGGCTTACGCGGTCAAGCTGCTCCAGTACGGCTGGGAAACCATTTCCGAAGCCCTGAAGCACGGCGGCATCACCAACATGATGGACCGTCTCTCCAACCCGGCCAAGATCCGCGCCACGGAACTCGCCGAAAAGATGAAGAAGATCATGAAGCCGCTCTACTGCGAACACCAGGACAACATCATCTCTGGCAAGTTCTCCAGCACCATGATGGTCGACTGGGAAGCCGGCGACAAGGATTTGCTCAAGTGGCGTGGCGAAACGGGCGAGCTCGAATTCGAAAAGGTCGAAGCTACCGACAAGGTCATCACCGAACAGGAATACTTCGACCGCGGCGTTCTCATGACCGCCATGATCAAGGCCGGTGTGGAACTTGCATTCGAAACCATGTGCTCTGTGGGCATCAAGCCGATGAGCGCCTACTACGAATCCCTCCACGAAACTCCGCTCATTGCCAACCTCATCGCTCGTAAGAAGTTGTACGAAATGAACCGCGTGATCAGCGACACCGCCGAATACGGTTGCTACCTGTTCGCCAACAAGTGCGTGCCTCTGCTCGCCGACTTCATGAAGAACGAAGTGAAGAAGGACGACATCGGCGCTATCTACGGCGAAGGCAAGACCACCGCTGTGGATAACGAAGAACTGATCAAGGTGAACAAGAACATCCGTCAGCATCCGGTGGAAGAAGTCGGTGCTTGGCTGCGTGAACGCATGAGCGGCATGACGAAAGTTGTCTAA
- a CDS encoding deaminase has product MNNSQSRSKLRDEVYTQMMCAQARLSKDQNTQMGAVLVSADGRVISTGYNGAPAGFDDETVPYTREKQLLAYDLLDADSGEVLSHHEFEANKYPFMVHAEINALHYARGKVPPGSKLYVIGFPCERCALDVSLSGVAEVFVTKDDYDPKSTLNNSRDTAYYMFAQAGIVVTLCGKRIRPVVSKPKK; this is encoded by the coding sequence ATGAACAATTCTCAATCTCGCAGCAAGCTTCGTGACGAAGTCTATACCCAGATGATGTGCGCGCAGGCGCGCCTTTCTAAAGACCAGAATACCCAGATGGGGGCGGTGCTGGTGAGTGCCGATGGTCGCGTAATCAGCACGGGCTACAATGGTGCTCCGGCCGGTTTCGACGACGAGACGGTGCCGTACACCCGCGAAAAGCAACTGCTGGCGTACGATTTGCTGGATGCCGATTCGGGCGAGGTCCTGAGCCACCACGAGTTCGAGGCGAACAAGTACCCGTTCATGGTTCACGCGGAAATCAACGCGTTGCACTATGCCCGCGGCAAGGTTCCTCCGGGATCCAAGCTCTATGTGATCGGTTTCCCCTGCGAACGCTGCGCTTTGGACGTGAGCCTTTCGGGCGTTGCCGAGGTGTTCGTGACCAAGGACGATTACGACCCGAAGTCTACGCTGAACAACAGCCGTGACACAGCCTACTACATGTTTGCGCAGGCGGGAATTGTGGTGACGCTTTGCGGTAAGCGCATTCGCCCCGTGGTTTCGAAACCGAAAAAGTAG
- a CDS encoding TIGR02147 family protein, whose amino-acid sequence MVNLFEYLNYREFLRDSYEERHKGDWRFSHRYIADRAGFDASMFNKILQGKRNLTSRLVSVFADIFCSDAREKAYFADMVAFNQAKNHSESRQYLEKLVATKECKVENVAKDQFEYFDHWYHAVIRELVTFYPYVGDDAALGLMVRPPLTASQVKSSIALLERLSMIKKNEATGFYEQTQGLISSGSESFSTAVNSYIQQNLNVAQDALDRFDRSERNLSTLAFACDEPTYKELVEMVRRFRREVLAKVGQCAKPNRVFQLGMQLFPLSDPYPPPQRRGRKRRIRGMEMTNGDELEVAGDDIAGENAEGGADNA is encoded by the coding sequence ATGGTGAATCTTTTTGAATATCTGAACTACCGCGAATTTTTGCGGGATAGCTACGAGGAGCGGCACAAGGGCGACTGGCGCTTTAGCCACCGCTATATTGCCGACCGAGCTGGATTCGATGCGTCGATGTTCAATAAGATTCTGCAAGGCAAGCGCAATTTGACTAGCCGCCTTGTCTCTGTTTTTGCCGATATTTTCTGTAGCGATGCTCGCGAAAAGGCCTACTTTGCCGACATGGTGGCATTCAACCAGGCCAAGAACCATTCCGAAAGCCGCCAGTACCTGGAAAAACTGGTGGCAACCAAGGAATGCAAGGTCGAAAATGTGGCCAAGGATCAGTTCGAATACTTTGACCACTGGTACCATGCGGTGATTCGTGAACTGGTGACTTTTTATCCGTATGTGGGCGATGACGCTGCGCTTGGCCTGATGGTGCGCCCGCCGCTGACCGCTTCGCAGGTTAAGTCTTCGATTGCGTTGCTGGAACGCCTCTCGATGATCAAGAAGAACGAGGCAACAGGATTTTACGAACAGACGCAGGGCCTGATTTCCAGCGGTTCCGAATCGTTTAGCACGGCGGTCAACTCGTACATTCAACAGAACTTGAATGTGGCGCAAGACGCCTTGGACCGCTTTGACCGCAGCGAACGCAATTTGTCGACGCTGGCCTTTGCGTGCGACGAGCCGACTTACAAGGAACTGGTCGAGATGGTTCGCCGCTTTAGGCGCGAAGTCTTGGCGAAGGTGGGGCAGTGTGCAAAGCCTAATCGGGTATTCCAGCTCGGCATGCAGCTGTTTCCGCTTTCGGACCCGTATCCGCCTCCGCAGCGCCGCGGGCGCAAGCGCCGTATTCGCGGTATGGAAATGACGAACGGCGACGAATTAGAAGTTGCCGGTGATGATATCGCCGGTGAAAATGCCGAAGGGGGTGCGGACAATGCTTAA
- a CDS encoding right-handed parallel beta-helix repeat-containing protein, translated as MLKRKSLYAVLAPVVAGMLCSSFVGCSERRDVAGGTEAESTIALQIQLASGKPAAYSRVRALPEGFLPEGNRVVPWLETNDSGFVKIPMEPGSYTVEARHVDGTVATGAIRSVDLEKKSVARIDTVKLGELSSIEGYVMLGDSMPVVRIAGLDRYVIPDSTGHFVIDSLPVGDFDVQIGDPQEVYSAKVQSTTGDTLYVDCSDSTSSINVVKPKETAASEYPDADWNEHDALIKLADGYATGVLGAAGVTDSAGNISKQKGEVCIVTTTEDYIIVEDTTSTDSASTTAVIAPGSLRECAYKEGPVWVLFEKDGTYNLQAPLRLKSDKTFDGRGRDIRISGMGVLTDASSNLIFENLTFTAPSITAQDTTSRRALSIHNRTHHVWVDHCTFEEYPLVEFDVKRCSHNVTISWSRFENAQTGVLFGLAGDIIMDTAQSLTMHHNYFEGLSRDGILAHGGKLHAYNNFFYSLDLSGVVCSDSATCLIEKNIFNNEMPVTLYRWYYEDGAPVDSTVGFANMKSNWHTGGGEDSITDARGYKPDYKYTADAADADLALSVKKESGAR; from the coding sequence ATGCTTAAGAGAAAATCTTTATATGCAGTTCTAGCTCCCGTGGTGGCGGGAATGCTTTGCAGTAGCTTTGTGGGTTGCTCTGAACGTCGCGATGTCGCGGGCGGTACCGAAGCCGAATCGACGATCGCGTTGCAGATTCAGTTGGCAAGCGGTAAGCCAGCCGCTTATAGCCGTGTGCGTGCGCTCCCGGAAGGTTTTTTACCCGAAGGCAACCGCGTGGTGCCTTGGCTCGAAACGAATGATTCGGGCTTTGTCAAGATTCCGATGGAACCGGGTTCTTACACGGTGGAGGCTCGCCATGTCGATGGAACAGTGGCGACAGGCGCTATCCGCAGCGTAGACTTGGAGAAAAAGTCGGTCGCTAGAATCGATACGGTCAAACTCGGCGAACTTTCTTCGATCGAAGGCTACGTGATGCTTGGTGATTCGATGCCGGTGGTCCGTATTGCGGGCCTTGACCGCTACGTGATTCCGGACAGCACGGGTCACTTTGTGATTGACTCGCTCCCGGTGGGCGATTTTGATGTGCAAATCGGCGACCCGCAAGAGGTTTATTCGGCCAAGGTGCAGTCGACGACGGGCGATACCTTGTATGTAGACTGCTCTGATTCCACTTCAAGCATTAATGTGGTCAAGCCTAAGGAAACGGCAGCAAGTGAATATCCCGATGCCGACTGGAACGAACACGATGCCTTGATTAAGTTGGCCGACGGCTATGCTACAGGCGTGCTCGGTGCTGCGGGCGTTACCGATTCTGCGGGCAATATCAGCAAGCAGAAGGGCGAAGTCTGTATTGTGACCACAACCGAAGACTACATTATTGTCGAAGACACGACCAGTACGGATTCGGCGTCAACGACGGCGGTGATTGCACCGGGGTCTCTCCGTGAATGTGCTTACAAGGAAGGCCCGGTATGGGTGCTGTTCGAAAAAGACGGTACTTATAACCTGCAGGCTCCGCTCCGTTTGAAGTCCGACAAGACATTCGATGGCCGCGGCCGCGATATCCGCATTTCGGGCATGGGTGTGCTTACCGATGCATCGAGCAACTTGATCTTTGAAAATCTGACCTTTACGGCGCCGTCTATTACAGCGCAAGATACGACCTCTCGCCGCGCCCTTTCGATCCATAACCGTACGCATCATGTGTGGGTGGATCATTGCACCTTCGAGGAATACCCGCTGGTGGAATTCGATGTGAAGCGCTGCTCGCATAATGTCACGATTTCTTGGTCTCGTTTTGAAAATGCTCAGACGGGTGTGCTGTTCGGACTTGCCGGCGATATCATTATGGATACTGCCCAAAGCCTGACAATGCATCACAATTACTTTGAGGGACTCTCTCGCGACGGAATTCTTGCTCATGGAGGCAAACTTCATGCCTACAACAACTTCTTCTACTCTTTAGATTTGTCGGGCGTGGTATGTTCAGATTCCGCTACCTGCCTGATAGAAAAGAACATCTTCAATAACGAAATGCCTGTGACGTTATACCGCTGGTATTACGAAGACGGGGCTCCGGTGGATTCTACCGTGGGCTTTGCCAACATGAAGTCTAACTGGCATACAGGCGGTGGCGAAGATTCCATTACCGATGCTCGCGGCTACAAGCCCGACTACAAGTATACGGCAGATGCTGCCGATGCTGACCTTGCTTTGTCTGTCAAAAAAGAGAGTGGTGCTCGATGA
- a CDS encoding carboxylesterase family protein, with translation MKKLALIIAFAVAFSGAAERYKDRMFDVSVQKNVVYAAKVNHLKTLNSISTAAIAYAVLNDGMPVYLYENETDLTQVDLHMDIYQPKKDTEKKRPVVLVMHGGAFAAGSKNDYDQHSITYCDSLAARGYVSAAVEYRLGITAVIKNKALTVDSLDFSRTVYRGIQDVRAAVRYIRANADELGIDPDRVYLIGNSAGAILSLENIYMDKESEIPAAAKRTPDLGGLDAYGVQGYGSQANAVAALWGAVHDPKIIEDVKKPVLLVHGKADSTVVFKTGRPLSNIAVVLENLMPSAAATVGALAFHVGTPTLYGSYVIDSVLTASDVEHDTYFVDGQPHEFYDYDDYDVKVQKKVFDFLYGLTQKPAVRDRIVLALAKPSAIRMGENNMCFTVATGRNLAYAVTDLRGRIVKNGVVSAGETVDFRDLERGVYVLRVKGERAIRFGLSR, from the coding sequence ATGAAGAAACTCGCCCTAATTATCGCTTTTGCGGTAGCCTTTTCTGGTGCCGCAGAACGCTACAAAGACCGCATGTTTGACGTTTCTGTCCAGAAAAATGTCGTTTATGCAGCCAAAGTAAATCACCTCAAAACATTAAATTCCATTTCGACTGCCGCGATTGCGTATGCCGTATTGAATGATGGTATGCCGGTTTATCTTTATGAAAATGAGACGGACTTGACGCAAGTCGACTTGCACATGGACATTTACCAGCCGAAAAAAGATACCGAAAAGAAACGCCCTGTAGTTTTGGTGATGCATGGTGGTGCTTTTGCGGCAGGCTCTAAGAACGATTATGATCAGCATTCGATTACCTATTGCGATTCTTTGGCCGCTCGCGGTTATGTGAGTGCTGCTGTGGAATACCGCTTGGGCATTACGGCGGTCATCAAAAATAAGGCTCTCACCGTCGATAGCCTCGATTTCTCGAGAACGGTGTATCGCGGGATTCAAGACGTTCGTGCCGCGGTTCGTTACATTAGGGCAAATGCTGACGAATTGGGCATTGATCCGGATCGCGTTTACTTGATTGGCAATAGCGCAGGCGCAATCCTTTCGCTCGAAAACATCTACATGGATAAAGAGTCTGAAATCCCGGCGGCAGCAAAGAGAACTCCGGATTTGGGCGGCCTCGATGCTTATGGCGTGCAGGGGTATGGTTCTCAGGCGAATGCCGTAGCTGCCTTGTGGGGTGCTGTGCATGATCCGAAAATTATTGAAGATGTGAAAAAGCCGGTTCTCTTGGTGCATGGCAAGGCTGACAGTACGGTCGTATTCAAAACGGGTCGCCCCTTGAGCAATATTGCTGTCGTTCTCGAAAACCTGATGCCTTCTGCTGCGGCAACGGTTGGGGCGCTTGCTTTTCATGTGGGGACTCCGACACTTTACGGTAGCTATGTGATTGACTCGGTCCTTACGGCAAGCGATGTGGAACACGATACCTACTTTGTCGATGGCCAACCCCATGAATTTTACGACTACGATGATTACGACGTGAAGGTGCAAAAGAAGGTTTTTGATTTTCTGTATGGTCTGACTCAGAAGCCTGCTGTTCGCGATCGCATTGTGCTTGCTTTGGCTAAGCCGTCTGCAATTCGCATGGGTGAAAATAACATGTGCTTTACGGTGGCAACAGGTCGTAATCTTGCATACGCCGTGACGGATTTGCGCGGCCGTATCGTTAAGAACGGTGTTGTTTCTGCGGGCGAAACGGTCGATTTTAGAGACCTTGAACGTGGCGTGTATGTGCTTCGTGTAAAGGGCGAACGCGCTATCCGCTTTGGTCTTTCCCGCTAA